CAAGCCACGAGGGTGGTGGCGCTGAGCAGGACGGCGAGGCCGGTGGCCACCGTGCGGCGAAGATTCATGGAGGTTTTCCTTTCGTTTGCTGTGCGGCGTTGCTCGGCGGCTCGGCGGCGTTGTGCGTCGCTTGCCGTGCGCTGCCGCGCTGGCGCTTGTCGACGCGGAATCGCGCGACGGGCGTTATCTGCAATTACCTGGCAACATTAGCCGAGTCTGTTTTCCATGTACAGCTTAGTCTATGAATTGGCCAAAATAGACTAGAACATATGTACTAATATGGGTATGTATGGACTGGAATGATGGACGCGCGGGCGGCGCGCGAGGAAAACCCCTCAGCTGGTCGCAGCTGGAAAAGGTGCTCTCCGGCAGGCCCACGGCGCCGCTCGTGCCGGTCGATCACCTTCCCCAGCGCGGCAAAGAAGGCGACTATGTTCGAAATTATTCACAACCGCCTTTCTGTGAGCTTCACGGGTATAGCAGCTATAACTTCCTGCGCGGTGCGTCGGAACCGGAGGAGATGGTCGCGGCCGCCCGCGCGTGCGGGCACACCGGTCTTGCGCTGCTCGACCGAGACGGCTTTTATGGGGCGGTCGCCTTCGCGGAGGCCGCGGCGCGGGGGCCGAAGGCGTCGGAAAGCGAATTCAAAACGGTATTCGGGGCGGAGCTGACGCTCGACGACGGCATCTTGCCGGTGCTGTGCCGCGGGCCGGAAGGATATCGGCGGCTCTCGCACGCGATCACGAACGCGCGCATGGCCAGCGGCACAAAAGACCGCGCGATCTACCCCTCGCTGGGCGAGCTTTCGCGGATCGCCGGCGGGCACTGGTTCGTCCTCGCCGATCACGGGTGGCTGCCCCGCATCGCCTCGCTTGTCGACGCCTTCGGTGACCACGTCATACTCGAATACGTCGTCGCACAGGACCCGCTCGACGCCGACCGCTTCGACGCGCTGGACGCGGCGCGCCAAGAGCACGGACTGCGAGCGGTCGCGACGACGCGCGCCGCAAGCGCCACCCGCGACGGGCGCCACCTCGCCGCCGCCAAGCAGGCGCTCGCGCTCAAGCAAAGCCTCGCCGACGCGACCCCCGAGCTGCCGCCCATGACCACCTGGCTGCGCCCCTACGACCTCCTTTCGCGCGCGCTCGGGCACCGCGCCTACCTGCTCGACGCCGCGGCCTCGCTCGCCGAGGAGTGCGCCTTCGAGCTTCGCCTCGTGGCCCCCGAGCTGCCTCGCTGGGACGTGCCCGACGGGCACACGGAGCAGACCTGGCTCGAGCACCTCGTCGACTCGCGCTTTGGCGAGCGCTACCGCACGCGCTCGGCGAAGGTCGCGGCACGGGCGAAGAAGCAGGCGCGCCACGAGCTCGACGTCATCGAGCAGCTGGGCTTTCCCGGCTACTTCCTCGTCGTCGAGGACATCGTGCGCTTTGCCAAGGACTCGAACATCCTGTGTCAAGGTAGGGGCTCGGCGGCGAACTCGGTGGTCTGTTTCGTCCTCGGCATCACCAACGCCGAGCCGATCTCCGCCGGGTTGCTGTTCGAGCGCTTCCTGTCGCCCGAGCGCGAGGGCGCACCCGACATCGACCTCGACATCGAGTCCGGCAGGCGCGAGGAGGTCATCCAGTACGTCTACGAAAAGTATGGGCGCGACAACGCCGCGCAGGTCGCCAACGTGATCACCTACCGCACCAAGGGAGCGCTTCGCGACGCCGCACGCGCGCTCGACTACCCGCAGGGCGCCGCCGACGCCTGGTCGAAGGGGCTCGAGGACCCGCCCGAGCAGGTCACCGAGCTCGCCGCGCAGTTCCTCGGCCAGCCGCGCCACCTGGGCATCCACTCCGGCGGCATGGTCATCTGCGACCGGCCAATCGCCGACGTCGTTCCCACCGAGTGGGCGCGCATGGACAACCGCAGCGTCGTGCAGTGGGACAAGGAGGGGTGCGCCTCGGCGGGGCTGGTGAAGTTCGACCTCCTGGGGCTCGGCATGCTCGAGGCGCTGCACCACATGATCGACCTCGTGGGGGAGGCCGGCGAGACGGTGCGTCTGTGGGAGCTCGACGTCACGGAGCCGGCGGTCTACGAGATGCTTAGCAAGGGCGACGCCGTGGGGGTCTTCCAGGTGGAGTCGCGCGCGCAGCTCAACACGCTGCCGCGCATGAAGCCGACGTGCTTCTACGACTTGGTCGTCGAGGTCGCGCTCATCCGCCCCGGCCCCATTCAGGGCGGGTCGGTGCACCCGTACCTGCGGCGTCGCGACGGCAAGGAGGAGGTCACCTTCGAACACCCCGTCTTGGAGAAGCCGCTGGCGAAGACGCTCGGCGTCCCGCTGTTCCAGGAGCAGCTCATGCAGATCGCCGTCGACGCGGCGGGCTTTACCGGCGGCGAGGCCGACGAGCTGCGTCGCGCGATGGGTTCGAACCGCTCGGCGCGCAAGATGGCGGCGATGCGCGCACGGTTCTACGAGGGGCTCGCGACCAACGACATCGAGGGCACGGTCGCCGACGCGCTGTGGAACAAGGTCGTCGCGTTCGCCGCGTACGGTTTCCCCGAATCACACTCGCAGTCGTTCGCGTCGTTGGTGTTCTTCTCCGCGTGGTTCAAGCTGCACTACCCGGCGCAGTTTTGCGTGGGGTTGCTGCGGGCACAGCCGATGGGGTTCTACTCCCCGCAGTCGTTGCTTTCCGACGCCCGAAGGCACGGAGTCGGCATCCTTCCCATCGACGTCAATGCCTCCGGCGTCGAGGCGACGATTGAGGACGGCGCGATCAGACTCGGGCTGAACCTAGTCAAGGGGCTCGGTCGCCTCGACGAGATCGCAGCGGGGCAGCCGTATGCGGACATCGGCGACTTGTCGCGTCGCGCGGGGCTGTCCGTGGCGCACGTCGAGGCACTCGCGCGCGCTGGCGCGCTGGGGTGCTTCGGCGGTGATCGTCGACAAGCGCTCTGGCAAGCGGGTGTGGCCGCGACGGAGCGTGCCGACATGTTGCCAGGACTCTCCGTCGTCGACGCGCCAGCCCTGCCGGGAATGAATGCCTTCGAGCTCATGGTCGCCGACATCGCGACCACAGGCGTCACCCACGACGCCCACCCGATGGCGCGGCTGCGCGGCGCGCTTTCCGGACGGGGCATCGTGCGCAGCGCCGACCTCCTGTCGCTTGACGACGGCAGCCGCGTGCAGATCGCCGGTGTCGTCACGCACCGGCAGCGCCCCGCGACCGCGAGCGGAGTGACCTTCTTCGGCATGGAGGACGAGACGGGGCTGATCAACATCGTGGTCTCGACGGGGCTATGGAAGCGGCAGAAGAAGCTCGCCCGCACGGCGAAGACGCTGCTCGTGCGCGGAATCCTCCGCAACGCGAACGGGGTCGCGCAGATTGAGGCCGACCGGTTGAGTCCGCTGCCGGTAGCTCAGTGGCTTGCCGAGGGGACCAGCCAAGGATCACGAGACTTCCGTTAGGGGCGGTTAGACCGCGCCGGGGAAGCCCAGCTGGCGCCACGCCTCGTACGTCGCGACGGCGGCGGCATTGGACAAGTTCATCGACCGACGCCCCGCGAGCATGGGAATCCGAAGCTGCTGGGTGATCCGAGGGTGGGTGAGTGCGTGCTCGTCGAGGCCGGTCGGTTCGGTGCCGAAGAGAAGCGCGTCGCCCTCCTGATATTTGATGTCCGTGTAAAACGCAGTGGCATGAGCGGTGAAGGCGAAGACACGACCGGGAATCGCCTCGAGACACGCGTCGAGGTTCTCGTGCACCGTCACCTCGGCGAGGT
This is a stretch of genomic DNA from Corynebacterium vitaeruminis DSM 20294. It encodes these proteins:
- a CDS encoding error-prone DNA polymerase, with product MDWNDGRAGGARGKPLSWSQLEKVLSGRPTAPLVPVDHLPQRGKEGDYVRNYSQPPFCELHGYSSYNFLRGASEPEEMVAAARACGHTGLALLDRDGFYGAVAFAEAAARGPKASESEFKTVFGAELTLDDGILPVLCRGPEGYRRLSHAITNARMASGTKDRAIYPSLGELSRIAGGHWFVLADHGWLPRIASLVDAFGDHVILEYVVAQDPLDADRFDALDAARQEHGLRAVATTRAASATRDGRHLAAAKQALALKQSLADATPELPPMTTWLRPYDLLSRALGHRAYLLDAAASLAEECAFELRLVAPELPRWDVPDGHTEQTWLEHLVDSRFGERYRTRSAKVAARAKKQARHELDVIEQLGFPGYFLVVEDIVRFAKDSNILCQGRGSAANSVVCFVLGITNAEPISAGLLFERFLSPEREGAPDIDLDIESGRREEVIQYVYEKYGRDNAAQVANVITYRTKGALRDAARALDYPQGAADAWSKGLEDPPEQVTELAAQFLGQPRHLGIHSGGMVICDRPIADVVPTEWARMDNRSVVQWDKEGCASAGLVKFDLLGLGMLEALHHMIDLVGEAGETVRLWELDVTEPAVYEMLSKGDAVGVFQVESRAQLNTLPRMKPTCFYDLVVEVALIRPGPIQGGSVHPYLRRRDGKEEVTFEHPVLEKPLAKTLGVPLFQEQLMQIAVDAAGFTGGEADELRRAMGSNRSARKMAAMRARFYEGLATNDIEGTVADALWNKVVAFAAYGFPESHSQSFASLVFFSAWFKLHYPAQFCVGLLRAQPMGFYSPQSLLSDARRHGVGILPIDVNASGVEATIEDGAIRLGLNLVKGLGRLDEIAAGQPYADIGDLSRRAGLSVAHVEALARAGALGCFGGDRRQALWQAGVAATERADMLPGLSVVDAPALPGMNAFELMVADIATTGVTHDAHPMARLRGALSGRGIVRSADLLSLDDGSRVQIAGVVTHRQRPATASGVTFFGMEDETGLINIVVSTGLWKRQKKLARTAKTLLVRGILRNANGVAQIEADRLSPLPVAQWLAEGTSQGSRDFR
- a CDS encoding tRNA (cytidine(34)-2'-O)-methyltransferase, with amino-acid sequence MSTLHVIFDQPVIPPNTGNAIRMCAGTGAHLHLAGPLGFNFEDKNLRRAGLDYHDLAEVTVHENLDACLEAIPGRVFAFTAHATAFYTDIKYQEGDALLFGTEPTGLDEHALTHPRITQQLRIPMLAGRRSMNLSNAAAVATYEAWRQLGFPGAV